Below is a window of Strix uralensis isolate ZFMK-TIS-50842 chromosome 8, bStrUra1, whole genome shotgun sequence DNA.
CACTTGAATGACTCCTTGGTCAGGGAATTTTTTCTTTGGTTGTGCCTTACAATGTGCTGAGGGTGAGtgaggctggagggcagagccaggagcaCCTTGTGATGTGTCCCATCAACCTGGGAGCAAGCAGAGATAGTTTTCTCTAAATTGGGGAGGAGATGGGCAAAGACCCCTGGTCCCACCTTAGTCGATGTGTCTTCCAGCTGTGCAGGTGACCTGTGCATtgcccccggggctgcagggCCGGGAGGTCGCAGGTCTGGATTcccaggagctgggctgctggaTGAAGCAGCGGTTTCCTCGGTGGGTCAGCACGGCGCAGCAGATCACAGTGACCCACAACAACAGTAAGTTGTGCAGCTACGGAGGCGTCCGTAAGGTCTAGCTCACTCCTGCCCTCCGTCATGCCAGAGGGGACCATAGGTGGAGaccccctgctctgcctgcagtcCCAGGGGCTCCAGCTGCCCAGCCGCCGCTGGTGCGGTGGCTTGGTAGGGAGGGTGGCCACCACCTGGAGGTGTTTGCTGGCTTTGCAACAGAAAAGTTAGCAGATGCCACAAAGCCACACAGTGCACAGACTCCACAGTGATGGGCACCATTATCAGACAGCCGTCTGGCAGTTTTCCTCGCAGTGTTCACACCCCCTTGGTAGCTAGCTCTTGGTGAAGAGCATTTATATTACTCCTAATGAAAGCAATCCAGTGCTGGCTGCACGCTGCAGGCACGCACAGGGCTGGCTGCTGAGGAGCGCTGGGTATGCCACAGGCTGACCCGCTGTGCCCTGATGTGTCTTTCTTGTGCCGCAGCCACCACAGCACCTGCCGGGAAGGGGGGAAGGAGCTGGCCGTACCTGGTGGGCTTCCTGGTGGCAGCAATCGGCATCTCTGTCCTGATTGCGCTGGCTGCCAAGTGCAAGCTCTTCCACAAGAACTTTGCCAGCTACCGCCACCGGCCACTACCTGAAACCAGCTCGATCGGAGGCAGCCCCATGGAGGACGGCAGTGGCTGGAACAGGGGGTCCTCAGGCCGGGGAGACTGCGAGAGACACCCCATGCCCGGTGCTGCTGACCTTCAAGCTGAGGATGACGACGGCTTCATCGAAGACAACTACATCCAGCCAAGTGAgcagctgccagaggaagaggagcgGGGGTCGCACCTCTCCATCTGAGCCTGCAGCCCAGCCACCACCGCTGCAGCCTCTCTCTGTCCCCCTCatctccatctccctcctgccCTTTCCCACCTGCCCTTGGCTTTTGCCCCCACGTGACTGGGgacagaaaggagaggagaggagaggagaggagaggagaggagaggagaggagaggagaggagaggagaggagaggagaggagaggagaggagaggagaggagaggagaggagaggagaggagaggagaggagaggagaggagaggagaggagaggagaggagaggagaggagaggagaggagaggagaggagaggagaggagaggagaggagaggagaggagaggagaggagaggagaggagaggagaggagaggagaggagaggagaggagaggagaggagagaagagaagagaagagaaggggtGGGCTGGGAATGGTGATGGAGGCTGAAGGCAGCCAGCCCCACAGTGCCCCAGTGTGACGCCAACAGGGCTACACCGGCAGAGGGACACAGACccgctgctgctctcccagccctgctcagatGCTGAGGATGAAGGAGATGGTGCCTatcctgcccaggcagcctggtggggtggggagagcctGCCCTAGTGCTCCCTGTGGGGTCTCAGGCACTGGCCCTGCTCCCCCCCGGTtgcagacccagctctgctctgtccctCAATATATTGTCACTCCGGGTGTGATTAAAGCATGATTTAATCCTGCCTCTGCCTGCGATGGTTTGTTGGGGGTCTCCCAGTGGTGGTGCCAGGAGgagacccccagccccacagctgggATGTGGCTTTTTTTGCATGTGCTTTCAAGGACCATAAATACATTCCTTGTTAACTGCAGCAGTGAGAGAACAGGTCTGTGGCACAAGTGCTCTTGTGCAAACAAATCTGTCACCTGCCGTGGTGTGGGCAGCCTCGGTGCGTCATTGCAGAGTTTCTCTGCACGTCTCTCCAGCATTGCTTCCCGCCGCGtcacttctctcttctctctcttccctctccagca
It encodes the following:
- the C8H1orf210 gene encoding type III endosome membrane protein TEMP isoform X3, with the protein product MAPARLIGVCSLLYAWSVVTGHPCSLDHQHNALVSVDALSLQLMEAVPQVLLEGNPWVCDCTAHPLQQWLQRRQAVQVTCALPPGLQGREVAGLDSQELGCWMKQRFPRWVSTAQQITVTHNNTTTAPAGKGGRSWPYLVGFLVAAIGISVLIALAAKCKLFHKNFASYRHRPLPETSSIGGSPMEDGSGWNRGSSGRGDCERHPMPGAADLQAEDDDGFIEDNYIQPSEQLPEEEERGSHLSI